In one window of Streptomyces sp. FXJ1.172 DNA:
- a CDS encoding Gfo/Idh/MocA family protein — translation MSLPAPRRRVAVIGTGAIVTGSHLPALRAHAERAELVAAVDVDEGRLDAFRQEAGARIAGFTSTEAMLDAVRPDLVLIGTPPALHREQTVAALKAGAWVLCEKPLCLSLAEYDDIAAAEDASDAYASVVFQHRYGSGAVHARDLITSGELGAPLVAHCQTTWHRDAGYYAVPWRGRWASEGGGPTMGHGIHQYDLLLHLLGEWEEVRAMAARLVHDVESEDVSTALVRFRGGALATVVNSVLSPHEVSRIRVDCADATLELTHLYGHGNADWVYTPAPHVDAGRAAAWRTPAHDVPSSHTAQLGALLDAFDRGERPPGSGPDARATLEFAAALYKAAFTGHPVRAGEIGPGDPYYAAMHGDHPDWAPKERA, via the coding sequence ATGTCCTTGCCCGCACCCCGCCGCCGCGTCGCCGTCATCGGCACCGGCGCCATCGTCACCGGCAGCCATCTTCCCGCGCTCAGAGCCCACGCCGAGCGCGCCGAACTCGTCGCCGCCGTCGATGTGGACGAGGGCAGACTGGACGCCTTCCGGCAGGAGGCGGGTGCCCGGATCGCCGGGTTCACCTCGACCGAGGCCATGCTCGACGCCGTACGCCCGGACCTGGTTCTCATCGGCACGCCGCCCGCGCTGCACCGTGAGCAGACCGTCGCCGCGCTCAAGGCGGGTGCCTGGGTGCTGTGCGAGAAGCCGCTGTGCCTGTCGCTCGCCGAGTACGACGACATCGCAGCCGCCGAGGACGCCTCAGACGCCTACGCCTCGGTGGTGTTCCAGCACCGCTACGGCTCCGGCGCCGTACACGCCCGGGACCTGATCACGAGCGGCGAGCTGGGCGCCCCCCTGGTCGCGCACTGCCAGACGACCTGGCACCGGGACGCCGGCTACTACGCCGTACCGTGGCGCGGCCGGTGGGCGAGCGAGGGCGGCGGGCCGACCATGGGACACGGCATCCACCAGTACGACCTGCTGCTGCACCTGCTCGGTGAGTGGGAGGAAGTGCGGGCCATGGCGGCCCGGCTGGTCCACGACGTCGAGAGCGAGGACGTCTCCACCGCCCTGGTCCGCTTCCGCGGCGGCGCGCTGGCCACCGTCGTCAACAGCGTCCTGTCCCCGCACGAGGTCAGCCGCATCCGCGTCGACTGCGCCGACGCCACGCTGGAACTGACCCACCTCTACGGGCACGGCAACGCCGACTGGGTCTACACGCCCGCCCCGCACGTCGACGCCGGGCGCGCCGCGGCCTGGCGTACCCCCGCGCACGACGTGCCCAGCTCGCACACCGCCCAGCTCGGCGCCCTCCTCGACGCGTTCGACCGCGGTGAGCGGCCCCCGGGCAGCGGTCCCGACGCGCGCGCCACCCTTGAGTTCGCCGCCGCCCTGTACAAGGCGGCGTTCACCGGACACCCGGTGCGGGCGGGCGAGATCGGCCCCGGCGACCCCTACTACGCGGCCATGCACGGCGACCACCCCGACTGGGCCCCGAAGGAGCGCGCATGA
- a CDS encoding PmoA family protein, with amino-acid sequence MSIRVSHVHGEHLAVRAPNGTEILRYVYRPDPDAFEARKPYAHPVRTLAGRTVTGYRPSDHRWHKGLQMTASHLSGQNFWGGNCYVHGEGYLRLPDRVGSMRHDGFTGLSVSDERLDVTEELTWVENGGREWAREVRGLAVHTVDEEAGAWTLDWSIRLTNVHDEPLLFGSPTTAGREMAGYTGLQWRGPRDFTGGGVFTPDSEPALGAAKVMGSQGPWLAFTTEHDETDAHSTLVFAHAPENLDESSAIHASHWFVRSEPIPTVAFSWAFFEEFALPPGESFGYRYRVVIADGAWDRDRVSRHLEGLPW; translated from the coding sequence ATGAGCATCCGAGTCAGCCACGTCCACGGCGAGCACCTCGCGGTCCGGGCGCCGAACGGCACCGAGATCCTCCGCTACGTCTACCGCCCCGACCCGGACGCCTTCGAGGCCCGCAAGCCCTACGCCCATCCCGTGCGCACCCTCGCCGGCCGCACGGTGACCGGATACCGCCCGAGCGACCACCGCTGGCACAAGGGCCTGCAGATGACGGCCAGCCATCTGTCGGGGCAGAACTTCTGGGGCGGCAACTGCTATGTGCACGGCGAGGGTTACCTCCGCCTGCCCGACCGCGTCGGCTCCATGCGGCACGACGGTTTCACCGGCCTCTCGGTCAGCGACGAACGCCTCGACGTCACAGAGGAGTTGACGTGGGTCGAGAACGGCGGCCGGGAATGGGCCCGCGAGGTGCGCGGTCTCGCCGTGCACACGGTGGACGAGGAGGCCGGCGCCTGGACCCTGGACTGGTCCATCCGCCTCACCAACGTCCATGACGAGCCCCTGCTGTTCGGCTCGCCGACCACCGCGGGCCGCGAGATGGCGGGCTACACCGGGCTGCAGTGGCGCGGCCCGCGCGACTTCACCGGTGGCGGCGTCTTCACGCCCGACTCCGAACCCGCCCTCGGCGCCGCGAAGGTGATGGGCAGTCAGGGGCCGTGGCTGGCCTTCACCACCGAGCACGACGAGACCGATGCCCACTCCACCCTCGTCTTCGCCCACGCCCCCGAGAACCTGGACGAGTCGTCCGCGATCCATGCCTCGCACTGGTTCGTGCGCTCCGAACCGATCCCGACGGTCGCGTTCTCCTGGGCGTTCTTCGAGGAGTTCGCCCTGCCGCCGGGCGAGAGCTTCGGCTACCGCTACCGGGTCGTGATCGCCGACGGCGCCTGGGACCGCGACCGGGTCAGCCGCCACCTGGAGGGCCTGCCGTGGTGA
- a CDS encoding cupin, with amino-acid sequence MVSRATPAPPRPLPGAVGLSHLSAYDWEAADGVCGGSPHLHLVCTEAYVVTGGRGAVQTLSPDGYRDIPLGPGSLAWFTPGTVHRMVQGGDLRITVLMQNNGLPEAGDAVFTFPPEVLADPGRYRAAATLPPGTGPDTEAAARRRRDLAVEGYLPLREALIAGDSGPYRAFQQAAARLVRARVPAWRELWRTGALATAERTGAQLDALESGDPAYLADATAYRSEPSRLGGFGMCGRRDEYALPGTTLPYDGKPMG; translated from the coding sequence GTGGTGAGCCGAGCGACGCCCGCGCCGCCCCGTCCGCTGCCCGGAGCCGTAGGCCTGTCCCACCTGAGCGCCTACGACTGGGAGGCCGCCGACGGCGTCTGCGGCGGCAGCCCCCATCTGCACCTGGTGTGCACCGAGGCGTATGTCGTCACCGGGGGCCGGGGCGCGGTGCAGACCCTGAGTCCCGACGGCTACCGGGACATCCCGCTGGGGCCCGGCTCCCTCGCCTGGTTCACCCCGGGCACCGTGCACCGCATGGTGCAGGGCGGCGATCTGCGGATCACGGTGCTCATGCAGAACAACGGCCTGCCCGAGGCCGGGGACGCCGTGTTCACCTTCCCGCCCGAGGTCCTCGCCGACCCCGGGCGGTACCGGGCCGCCGCCACCCTGCCGCCCGGCACCGGGCCGGACACGGAAGCCGCCGCCCGGCGCCGCCGGGACCTGGCGGTCGAGGGCTACCTCCCCCTGCGGGAAGCCCTGATCGCCGGGGACAGCGGCCCGTACCGTGCCTTCCAGCAGGCCGCCGCCCGCCTGGTCCGCGCCCGCGTGCCCGCCTGGCGCGAGCTGTGGCGCACCGGCGCCCTCGCCACCGCCGAACGCACCGGCGCCCAGCTCGACGCCCTGGAGTCCGGCGACCCCGCCTACCTCGCCGACGCGACCGCGTACCGGAGCGAGCCGAGCCGGCTGGGCGGCTTCGGGATGTGCGGGCGCCGGGACGAGTACGCCCTGCCCGGCACGACGCTGCCGTACGACGGCAAGCCCATGGGCTGA
- a CDS encoding ABC transporter substrate-binding protein produces MPGHRTKGFCASAAALALCAMLAGCGGSGESAGGGKTVLRYTWWGNPDRAERTEKAIALFEQRHPNIRVQTSFSGYDAYKQKLATQAAGGDAPDVMQLDYRQIDQYASGGVLLDLGRQQRVLRTAGIDPGLLATGRVRGAQYAVPQGRGTETVVYDVQAWRSSGVPLPGRGWTWDQWADAMRALARKTGKPGGTDPGQSEDAFEVWLRGQGKALYTKDRGLGFTAADLTRWWTFTDRLRREGAVSPAEQTTQLDGSVENTPLGRGKAASDANWDAPASGYGALVKSGVALAPMPSGADGTPGQYFKPSMFLGIGAHTGHPGQAAQLIDFLVNDPDAAKILGATRGIPVNETIRKETGPRLTGFDKTVAGFQASLEGSLKDPPQAPPSGDNALQTTFQRDYDQVSYERMSPRKAAANYVTEAKAELRS; encoded by the coding sequence ATGCCCGGACACAGGACAAAGGGGTTCTGCGCGTCGGCCGCCGCACTCGCCCTGTGCGCGATGCTGGCCGGCTGCGGCGGATCCGGGGAGTCGGCCGGCGGCGGCAAGACCGTGCTGCGCTACACGTGGTGGGGCAACCCCGACCGCGCCGAGCGCACCGAGAAGGCCATCGCCCTGTTCGAACAACGCCACCCGAACATACGGGTGCAGACATCGTTCTCCGGCTACGACGCCTACAAACAGAAGCTCGCCACGCAGGCCGCCGGCGGCGACGCACCCGATGTGATGCAGCTCGACTACCGGCAGATCGACCAGTACGCCTCCGGCGGCGTCCTGCTCGACCTGGGCCGGCAGCAGCGGGTGCTGCGCACCGCCGGCATCGACCCCGGACTGCTGGCCACCGGCCGGGTGCGCGGCGCCCAGTACGCCGTACCGCAGGGCCGCGGCACCGAGACCGTCGTCTACGACGTCCAGGCCTGGCGCAGCTCCGGAGTACCGCTGCCCGGCCGCGGCTGGACCTGGGACCAGTGGGCCGACGCGATGCGCGCACTGGCCCGGAAGACCGGGAAGCCCGGCGGCACCGACCCTGGGCAGAGCGAGGACGCCTTCGAGGTCTGGCTGCGCGGCCAGGGCAAGGCGCTCTACACCAAGGACCGGGGGCTCGGCTTCACCGCCGCGGACCTCACCCGCTGGTGGACCTTCACCGACCGGCTGCGCCGCGAGGGCGCCGTATCGCCCGCCGAGCAGACCACCCAGCTCGACGGATCCGTCGAGAACACCCCGCTCGGCCGCGGCAAGGCCGCCTCCGACGCCAACTGGGACGCCCCGGCCAGCGGTTACGGCGCCCTCGTCAAGAGCGGAGTGGCGCTCGCCCCGATGCCGTCCGGCGCGGACGGCACCCCCGGCCAGTACTTCAAGCCGTCGATGTTCCTCGGCATCGGAGCCCACACCGGCCACCCCGGGCAGGCGGCCCAGCTGATCGACTTCCTCGTCAACGACCCCGACGCGGCGAAGATCCTCGGCGCGACCCGCGGCATCCCCGTCAACGAGACGATCCGCAAGGAGACCGGGCCCCGGCTGACCGGCTTCGACAAGACCGTCGCCGGCTTCCAGGCCTCCCTGGAGGGCAGCCTCAAGGACCCGCCGCAGGCCCCGCCCTCCGGCGACAACGCCCTGCAGACCACCTTCCAGCGCGACTACGACCAGGTGTCGTACGAGCGCATGTCGCCCCGCAAGGCGGCCGCGAACTATGTCACCGAGGCGAAGGCGGAGCTGAGGTCATGA
- a CDS encoding carbohydrate ABC transporter permease, translating to MTTTGIPAPTARRSSATARRRPKHERQGAAWVFLSPWVLGATVLTLLPMAVSLYLSFTDYDLFNPPHWVGLRNYAQMFTEDPRYWRSVLTTLTYVVIAVPLQLALALAVALALKGMKRGKAFYRSAFYAPSLLGASMSVALVWRAVFNDGGTVDHLLGTGGWVNEPGWSLLAVALLTVWQFGAPVVIFLAGLQQIPAELYEAAAVDGVGKWRQFVSVTVPMLSPVLFFNLVLQTIQAFQVFTPAFAISAGKGGPADSTLVYTLYLYDRGFVASHMGYASAMAWVLLIVIGAVTAVLFRTSRTWVFYASEGER from the coding sequence ATGACCACCACCGGCATCCCGGCGCCCACCGCCCGCCGGTCATCCGCCACGGCACGGCGCCGCCCGAAGCACGAACGCCAGGGCGCCGCCTGGGTGTTCCTCTCCCCATGGGTGCTCGGCGCGACCGTCCTGACGCTGCTGCCGATGGCCGTCTCGCTGTACCTGTCGTTCACCGACTACGACCTGTTCAACCCGCCGCACTGGGTGGGCCTGCGCAACTACGCGCAGATGTTCACCGAGGACCCGCGCTACTGGCGCTCGGTGCTGACGACCCTGACCTACGTCGTCATCGCCGTCCCCCTCCAGCTCGCCCTGGCACTGGCGGTCGCGCTCGCCCTCAAGGGCATGAAACGCGGCAAGGCCTTCTACCGCTCCGCGTTCTACGCCCCCTCCCTGCTGGGCGCCTCGATGTCCGTCGCCCTGGTGTGGCGGGCGGTCTTCAACGACGGCGGCACCGTCGACCATCTGCTCGGCACCGGTGGCTGGGTCAACGAGCCGGGCTGGTCCCTGCTCGCCGTCGCCCTGCTGACCGTGTGGCAGTTCGGCGCCCCCGTGGTCATCTTCCTCGCCGGGCTCCAGCAGATACCCGCCGAACTGTATGAGGCCGCGGCCGTCGACGGGGTGGGGAAATGGCGGCAGTTCGTCTCCGTCACCGTGCCGATGCTGTCCCCGGTGCTGTTCTTCAACCTGGTCCTGCAGACGATCCAGGCCTTCCAGGTCTTCACGCCCGCCTTCGCCATCAGCGCCGGCAAGGGCGGCCCCGCCGACTCCACACTCGTCTACACCCTCTACCTCTACGACCGCGGCTTCGTCGCCTCCCACATGGGCTACGCCTCCGCCATGGCCTGGGTCCTGCTCATCGTCATCGGCGCCGTCACCGCCGTCCTCTTCCGCACCTCGCGGACCTGGGTCTTCTACGCCTCCGAGGGGGAGCGATGA
- a CDS encoding carbohydrate ABC transporter permease gives MTTTAPPRNRVARGRIALHAGCLAALLVMLYPLAWLLATSLKPANEVIASLDLLPSHLEWSNYSTALDGVNGVSIWRLLGNSLLIAGGAVFGNVFSCSLAAYAFARLRFRMRRPLFAFMIATIMLPHHAVLIPQYIIFNKLGLVNTYWPLILPKFLATEAFFVFLIVQFMRGLPRELEEAARIDGCGPFRSFFSIVLPLTRPALITTAIFTFIWTWNDFFTQLIYLFDPDKFTLTLALRSFVDASSQSSFGPMFAMSVIALLPIVLFFLAFQRFLVEGMASSGLKG, from the coding sequence ATGACCACAACCGCCCCGCCCCGCAACCGCGTTGCCCGGGGCCGCATCGCCCTGCACGCCGGCTGCCTGGCCGCGCTGCTCGTCATGCTGTACCCGCTGGCCTGGCTGCTGGCCACCTCGCTCAAGCCCGCGAACGAGGTCATCGCCAGCCTCGACCTGCTGCCCAGTCACCTCGAGTGGTCGAACTACAGCACCGCCCTCGACGGCGTGAACGGCGTCTCCATCTGGCGGCTGCTCGGCAACTCGCTGCTGATCGCGGGCGGCGCCGTCTTCGGCAACGTGTTCAGCTGCTCGCTCGCCGCCTACGCCTTCGCCCGGCTGCGCTTCCGCATGCGCCGCCCCCTCTTCGCCTTCATGATCGCCACGATCATGCTGCCGCACCACGCGGTCCTGATCCCGCAGTACATCATCTTCAACAAGCTCGGCCTGGTGAACACCTACTGGCCGCTGATCCTGCCGAAGTTCCTCGCGACCGAGGCGTTCTTCGTCTTCCTCATCGTGCAGTTCATGCGCGGCCTGCCCCGCGAACTGGAGGAGGCCGCCCGCATCGACGGCTGCGGCCCCTTCCGCAGCTTCTTCTCCATCGTCCTGCCGCTGACCCGCCCCGCGCTGATCACCACCGCGATCTTCACGTTCATCTGGACCTGGAACGACTTCTTCACCCAGCTCATCTACCTCTTCGATCCGGACAAGTTCACCCTCACCCTGGCGCTGCGCTCCTTCGTGGACGCCTCCAGCCAGTCGTCGTTCGGACCGATGTTCGCGATGTCGGTGATCGCTCTGCTGCCGATCGTGCTGTTCTTCCTCGCCTTCCAGCGCTTCCTCGTGGAGGGCATGGCCAGCTCCGGACTCAAGGGGTGA
- a CDS encoding carboxymuconolactone decarboxylase family protein: MARISLSPPRTLLYRISEWYSRRTYGAVLDPVRALAHNRKVMLTDARLEMSLAKWNKLDPQLKLLAVMASSHVIGCSWCTDFGYWEAHNEGMPSAKLHAVPLWRDHREEFTEAELDVLEYAEAMSQTQPTVTDELAARLIERHGEPAFVELTAMVAVENLRSRMNSAFGLTGQGFSDRCALPSRA; this comes from the coding sequence ATGGCCCGTATCTCGCTCAGCCCGCCGCGCACCCTGCTGTACCGCATCAGCGAGTGGTACTCCAGGCGCACCTACGGCGCGGTCCTCGACCCCGTCCGTGCGCTGGCCCACAACCGCAAGGTCATGCTGACCGACGCGCGGCTGGAGATGTCGCTCGCCAAGTGGAACAAGCTGGACCCCCAGCTCAAGTTGCTTGCCGTGATGGCCAGTTCGCATGTGATCGGCTGCTCCTGGTGCACCGACTTCGGCTACTGGGAAGCCCACAACGAAGGCATGCCGAGTGCGAAGCTGCACGCCGTACCGTTGTGGCGCGATCACCGTGAGGAGTTCACCGAGGCCGAGCTGGACGTGCTGGAGTACGCCGAGGCGATGTCGCAGACCCAGCCGACCGTCACCGACGAGCTGGCGGCCCGGCTGATCGAGCGGCACGGTGAGCCCGCATTCGTCGAACTCACCGCGATGGTCGCCGTGGAGAACCTGCGCTCCCGGATGAACAGCGCCTTCGGCCTCACCGGCCAGGGCTTCTCGGACCGCTGCGCGCTACCGTCGCGTGCGTGA
- a CDS encoding RNA polymerase sigma-70 factor produces MTALELFEEHRPELFGIAYRMLSSAADAEDILQDAWLRWSTVEVGSVAHPRAYLCRIVTNLSINRSQSAAAQRESYVGPWLPEPLVSAPDASGGVERAEAISLAMLVVLETLSPLERAVFILKEVFGFGYPEIAGMLERTEASVRQVGSRARSHVQARRPRYDAPAEVRRKVTDEFLAACVGGDINRMMALLAPDVTGWTDGGGKVRAALRPIFGADKVARWILGVISTSIPDAGVREVLVNGLPGHLFTSGDRPDSVAGCDIAEDGTISAIRLIRNPDKLTRVRLAED; encoded by the coding sequence GTGACCGCACTTGAACTCTTCGAGGAACACCGGCCGGAGCTGTTCGGCATCGCCTACCGGATGCTGAGCAGCGCCGCCGATGCCGAGGACATCCTCCAGGACGCCTGGCTCAGGTGGAGCACCGTCGAAGTCGGCTCCGTCGCTCACCCTCGCGCCTACCTGTGCCGGATCGTCACCAATCTCTCGATCAACCGCTCGCAGTCGGCCGCCGCCCAGCGTGAGTCGTATGTGGGCCCCTGGCTGCCGGAGCCCCTGGTGAGCGCGCCGGACGCCAGCGGCGGCGTCGAGCGGGCGGAGGCGATCTCGCTGGCCATGCTGGTGGTGCTGGAGACGCTGTCGCCCCTGGAGCGGGCGGTGTTCATCCTCAAGGAGGTGTTCGGCTTCGGGTATCCCGAGATCGCCGGGATGCTGGAGCGGACCGAGGCGTCGGTGCGTCAGGTCGGCAGCCGGGCCCGCAGCCATGTGCAGGCCCGCCGCCCCCGGTACGACGCGCCCGCCGAGGTGCGGCGCAAGGTCACCGACGAGTTCCTGGCCGCCTGCGTCGGCGGCGACATCAACCGGATGATGGCCCTGCTCGCCCCCGACGTGACCGGCTGGACCGACGGCGGCGGAAAGGTCCGTGCCGCACTGCGCCCGATCTTCGGGGCCGACAAGGTCGCCCGCTGGATCCTCGGCGTCATCTCCACCTCGATCCCGGACGCCGGCGTGCGGGAGGTACTGGTCAACGGCCTTCCGGGCCACCTCTTCACGTCGGGAGACCGGCCGGACTCGGTGGCCGGCTGCGACATCGCGGAGGACGGCACGATCAGCGCCATCCGGCTGATCCGCAATCCTGACAAGCTCACCCGCGTCCGGCTCGCCGAGGACTGA
- a CDS encoding lectin codes for MADALRSRTLLRLLAAGAMALAFALPGRLAPAAAAAAATVTDPVPLVNPYIGTGSNNDFSAGNTFPGADAPHGMLQWSPDTTSRPKGGGYNYADSAVSGFSLTHVSGVGCDAAGDLPILPVVGAIGSDPGSTTESFSHANETASPGYYSVSLGNSTGVALTTTTHAGIGQFTFPASTQADLLLKLNGTQTPYASSTLNVTGGDTVTGSVTSTGFCEATNPFTVYFALTFDHPFTASGGYSGGEYLTFDATSSRTVEARVGISYTSAAEAAANRDAEVTGKSFADVKSAATTAWRNELSKITVGGGTSDQQTVFYTALYHASLFPSVVSDADGSYRGYDGAVHTVTAGHGAQYTDFSNWDTYRSQAQLTALLDPSAASDMAQSIVNDYEQGGTLTKWGMATGETHIMVGDPAVPVLAGYYAFGARNFDTATALSAMIKEQTTDTDVTPGVTYLDSFGYLPTNSLYGCCHEYATTATQLEYDTDDFALSVFAGELGDSAHQRTFQDRAQDWENIFNTSSGYIQPRHSNGRWMDGFNAKLITGTSANDFAEGDAFTYTPMIPFNLAGLASLEGGSSSLASYLDSVLSGYQGLGSVIGTQSNMGNEPSIGLPWEYDWVGEPYKTQSTVRAVQDQLWTNAAGGEPGNDDLGEMSAWYVWSALGLYPEIPGTADLAIGSPLFTSAVVTAGGHTLRVNAPAAADSSPYVQALTLNGSAWNKPYVPASYAGSSAELDFTLSSSADTQWASQASAAPPSYAGSPGTGVAQPSGPLTGTATGTCVDDAGAGTSNGTAIQTHTCNGTDAQTWKVVPDGTLQVLNDCMDVTGGATTSGTKIQLHTCNGTQAQQWQPDSKGELVNPVSGLCLTDSSNGATSKTQLTLAPCTGSTGQRWTLPS; via the coding sequence GTGGCTGACGCCCTGCGCTCCCGCACACTGCTGCGGTTGCTGGCGGCCGGAGCGATGGCCCTCGCCTTCGCCCTGCCCGGCCGGCTCGCCCCCGCGGCAGCGGCAGCGGCCGCGACCGTGACGGACCCCGTGCCGCTGGTCAACCCCTACATCGGCACCGGCTCCAACAACGACTTCAGCGCCGGGAACACCTTTCCCGGGGCCGACGCCCCGCACGGCATGCTGCAGTGGTCCCCGGACACCACCTCGCGGCCCAAGGGCGGCGGGTACAACTACGCCGACTCGGCGGTCTCCGGCTTCAGCCTCACTCATGTCTCCGGCGTCGGCTGCGACGCGGCCGGGGACCTGCCCATCCTGCCCGTCGTCGGCGCGATCGGCTCCGACCCCGGCTCCACGACGGAGTCGTTCTCCCACGCGAACGAGACGGCGTCACCCGGTTACTACTCCGTCTCCCTCGGCAACAGCACCGGCGTCGCGCTCACCACGACCACGCACGCGGGGATCGGCCAGTTCACCTTCCCCGCCTCCACCCAGGCCGACCTGCTGCTGAAACTGAACGGCACGCAGACCCCGTACGCCTCCTCGACGCTGAACGTGACGGGCGGCGACACCGTGACCGGCTCGGTGACCAGCACCGGTTTCTGCGAGGCCACCAACCCTTTCACCGTCTACTTCGCCCTCACCTTCGACCACCCCTTCACCGCGAGCGGCGGCTACAGCGGCGGTGAGTACCTCACCTTCGACGCCACGAGCAGCCGGACGGTCGAGGCCAGGGTCGGTATCTCCTACACATCGGCGGCCGAGGCGGCCGCCAACCGGGACGCGGAGGTCACGGGCAAGAGCTTCGCCGACGTGAAGTCCGCCGCGACGACGGCATGGCGCAACGAACTGTCGAAGATCACGGTCGGCGGCGGCACCAGCGACCAGCAGACCGTCTTCTACACCGCCCTCTACCACGCCTCGCTCTTCCCCAGCGTGGTCAGCGACGCCGACGGCTCCTACCGCGGCTACGACGGCGCCGTGCACACCGTGACCGCCGGCCATGGCGCCCAGTACACCGACTTCTCCAACTGGGACACCTACCGCTCCCAGGCGCAGCTCACGGCGCTGCTCGACCCGTCGGCCGCCTCCGACATGGCGCAGTCGATCGTCAACGACTACGAGCAGGGCGGCACCCTCACCAAATGGGGCATGGCCACCGGCGAGACGCACATCATGGTCGGCGACCCAGCCGTGCCCGTGCTGGCCGGCTACTACGCCTTCGGCGCACGGAACTTCGACACCGCAACGGCCCTGTCCGCCATGATCAAGGAACAGACCACCGACACCGACGTCACACCCGGCGTGACGTACCTCGACTCCTTCGGCTACCTGCCCACCAACTCGCTGTACGGCTGCTGCCACGAGTACGCCACCACCGCCACCCAACTCGAGTACGACACCGACGACTTCGCGCTGTCGGTGTTCGCGGGCGAACTCGGCGACAGCGCGCACCAGAGGACGTTCCAGGACCGCGCGCAGGACTGGGAGAACATCTTCAACACCTCCTCGGGCTACATCCAGCCACGGCACTCCAACGGTCGCTGGATGGACGGGTTCAACGCCAAACTGATCACCGGGACCTCGGCCAACGACTTCGCCGAGGGCGACGCCTTCACCTACACGCCGATGATCCCGTTCAACCTCGCCGGGCTGGCGTCGCTGGAGGGCGGCAGCTCCTCGCTGGCGTCGTACCTGGACAGCGTGCTCAGCGGCTATCAGGGCCTGGGCAGCGTCATCGGCACCCAGTCCAACATGGGCAACGAGCCCAGCATCGGGCTGCCGTGGGAGTACGACTGGGTGGGCGAGCCGTACAAGACGCAGTCCACGGTGCGCGCGGTCCAGGACCAGCTGTGGACCAACGCCGCCGGCGGCGAGCCCGGCAACGACGACCTCGGCGAGATGAGCGCCTGGTACGTCTGGTCCGCGCTCGGCCTCTACCCGGAGATACCGGGCACCGCGGACCTCGCCATCGGCAGCCCGCTGTTCACTTCGGCCGTCGTCACCGCGGGCGGGCACACGCTCAGGGTCAACGCCCCTGCGGCTGCGGACAGTTCGCCCTACGTCCAGGCCCTGACCCTGAACGGCAGCGCCTGGAACAAGCCCTATGTGCCGGCTTCGTACGCCGGCTCGTCCGCCGAGCTGGACTTCACCCTCTCCTCGAGCGCCGACACCCAGTGGGCGTCGCAGGCCTCGGCCGCACCGCCGTCCTACGCCGGCAGCCCGGGCACGGGAGTGGCCCAGCCCAGCGGCCCGCTCACCGGGACGGCCACCGGCACGTGCGTCGACGACGCCGGCGCCGGCACCTCCAACGGCACGGCCATCCAGACCCACACCTGCAACGGCACCGATGCACAGACCTGGAAGGTCGTCCCCGACGGCACCCTGCAGGTGCTGAACGACTGCATGGACGTCACCGGCGGTGCGACCACCTCCGGTACGAAGATCCAGCTCCACACCTGCAACGGCACCCAGGCCCAGCAGTGGCAGCCCGACAGCAAGGGTGAACTCGTCAACCCGGTCTCCGGCCTGTGCCTCACCGACTCGAGCAACGGTGCGACCAGTAAGACCCAGTTGACCCTCGCCCCCTGCACGGGCAGCACCGGCCAGCGCTGGACCCTGCCCTCCTAG